Proteins from a single region of Macrotis lagotis isolate mMagLag1 chromosome 2, bilby.v1.9.chrom.fasta, whole genome shotgun sequence:
- the LOC141513043 gene encoding nuclear ubiquitous casein and cyclin-dependent kinase substrate 1 isoform X4 gives MSRPVRNRKVVDYSQFQESDDADEDYGRDSAPPAKKIRSSPREAKNKRRSGKNSQEDSEDSEEKDVKTKKDDSHSPEDSEDEKEDHKNVRQQRQAASKAASKQREMLMEDVGSEEEQEEEEEAPFQEKDSGSDEDFLMEDDDDSDYGSSKKKNKKIVKKSKPERKEKKMPKPRLKATVTPSPVKGKGKVGRPTASKASKEKTPSPKEEDEEPESPPEKKKSASPPPEKSGDEGSEDEAQSGED, from the exons AAACAGGAAGGTGGTGGATTATTCACAGTTTCAAGAATCTGATGATGCAG ATGAAGATTATGGAAGAGATTCAGCTCCTCCAGCTAAGAAAATCCGATCATCACCTCGAGAAGCTAAAAACAAGAGGCGGTCTGGGAAAAATTCACAGGAAGATAG TGAGGACTCTGAAGAAAAAGATGTGAAGACCAAGAAGGATGATTCACACTCACCAG AGGACAGtgaagatgaaaaggaagatCACAAAAATGTTCGCCAACAGCGTCAGGCAGCATCCAAAGCAGCTTCCAAACAGAGAGAGATGCTCATGGAAGATGTGGGCAgtgaagaagaacaagaagaagaagaagaggcaCCATTCCAGGAGA aAGATTCTGGCAGTGATGAAGACTTCCTAatggaagatgatgatgatagtgattatggaagttcaaaaaagaaaaacaaaaagattgtGAAGAAATCCAAgcctgaaaggaaagaaaagaaaatgcccaAACCTAGGCTAAAGGCTACAG tgacacCAAGTCCAgtgaaaggcaaaggaaaagtGGGCCGTCCCACAGCATCAAAGGCATCAAAGGAAAAGACTCCTTCCCCCAAAGAAGAGGATGAGGAGCCAGAAAGCcccccagaaaagaaaaaatctgcCAGCCCTCCACCAGAAAAATCTGGGGATGAAGGGTCTGAAGATGAAGCCCAGTCTGGGGAAGATTAA